GGCTGCTCCCGTCCCTCTCGGACGGACTCGACGTGTCGATCACCGCCGCGGGCAACCTGGTCACCGTCTTCGCCCTCGGCATGGTCTTCGGCGGCCCGCTGCTGACGCTCCTGCTCATGCGGGCCCCCCGCAAGACGGCGATGGTCCTGATGATGGTGCTGTTCCTGGCGGGACAGACCATCGGTGCCCTGGCCACCGCCTACTGGACCATGGTGATCGCCCGCGTCGTCACGGCCCTGGCCACCGCGGCCTTCTTCGGGCTCGCCGCCTCGGTGTGCGCCAACCTGGTCCCCCCGGACCGGACCGGCCGCGCGCTGGCCATCGTCTTCGGCGGCTTCATGGTGGCCAACGTCTTCGGCCTGCCTCTCGCGACCTTCATCGACCAGCTCATGGGGTGGCGGGCCGCCTTCTGGGCCGTGGACGTCCTCGTCGCCCTGTGCCTGATACTCGTGCTGTTCACCATCAAGCGCGCCCCCGCCCCGCGCGGCCTGGACGTCCGGTCGGAGCTGGCGGTCTTCCGCAGCGGCCGGCTCTGGGGCGCCTTCACCACCAACGCCCTGCTGATCGGCGGGGTGTTCGCCACCTTCGCCTACCTGTCCCCGGTGCTGACCAAGGTGGCGGGCTTCACCGAGGGCATCGTCCCGCTGCTGTTCGTGCTGTACGGCGTGGGCACCGTCATCGGCAACATCGTCCTCGGGCGGCTGGCCGACGCGCACACGCTGCGCATCCTCTGGCTGGGCGGTGCCGTCCTGGCGGTGCTCCTGGGTCTGTACGCGCTCGTGGCGAGCGACCAAGTCCTCAGTCTGGTCGCACTGTTCCTGCTGGGCTTCACGGGGCTGCCGCTCAACCCGGCCATGGCCTCGCGCGTCATGAGCCTGTCCAACAGCGGCGCCCTGATCAACACCATGAACACGGCGGCCGTCTGCGCGGGCATCACCCTCGGCACCTGGCTGGCCGGAATGGGCGTCGACGCCTTCGGGTACCGCGCCCCGATGTGGGTCGGCGCGCTGCTCGCGCTCGGCGCTCTGGCCACCCTCCTGCTCGCGCGGATCACCGACCGGCGTCACGCGGAGCGCGGCCGCCCCGCCCCGGCGGACCTGGAATCCGCGGCGAGTGCCTGATCACGTACCGCCCACGGCGGCGGAGGGACCGGGCGACGACCCCGCGGACCTCCGCCGCGCCGGCCGTCGCGCGGCGGCCTTCTCCCGCGAGTTTTTGCCCGATCGATCCAATACGGCTAGGTTGCTTTCATGGGGAGGCCCAGGAAGTTCGACGAGACGCGCGCCCTCACCGCGGTCATGCACACCTTCTGGCAGCGCGGTTACGAGGCGACCTCCACCCGTGACCTGGCCGAATCCACCGGCATGGGCCTGTCGAGCCTGTCCAACGCCTTCGGCGACAAGCGCCGGCTGTACCTGCGCGCTCTGCGCCGCTACTACGAGACGAACACCGCCGTGCAGACAGAGCTGCTGCGACAGCCCGGCCCGGTCAAGGACCGCGTGCGCGCCCTGATGACGCAGGCGATCGACATCGACCTCGCGGACCCGCCCTCCTCGGGCTGCCTCATCATGAACGCCTCGATGGAACGGGCCAACACCGACCCCGAGGTGGCCCAGGAGGTGCGGCGCCACTTCACCACCGTGGAACAAGCGGTGTGCTCCGCACTCGCCGAAGGACAGCGCGACGGAGAGATCACCCGCGACCAGGACGCCGTCGCGCTGACCCATCACGTCCTGTCCACCTACTACGGCCTGCGCGTGCTCGCGCGCGTACAGCCCGACCGTACGGCCCTGATGAACGTGGTGGAGACCTTGCTGGCCAAGCTGTGACCCGCCGTGCCCCGGAGCGCGCCGGTCCGGGTGCCTGAACCGGAACCTGACGGACTGACCGTCGCGGCGTCGCCGCCCCCGGATCCGCCGGAAAGAGTCTTCCGGTGGCCTACGTCCTGGCCCCGCCGGTCCAGGTCCGCCTTCAGCCGGGCGTACGGCGGCGCGTCGGGGCAGTAGCGGGTGACGGGTGAGCGCCCGCGCCAGGTCGGCGCAGAGCTCGGGCCGGCGCCCGAGCCTGAGTTCCGCGTCGATCCACCGGTCCACGGCACGCTGCCGGGAGCGGGTGAGCCGGGCCGCGTGGGCCTGGAGCTGGGGTCCGTGGGGGACGCCGGAGAGCGGGGCGCCGGACCACAGGGCGAGGGCCTCGCGCAGCCGCCGGCCGGCCAGGCGCGGATCGCCCGCCTCCATGGCCCGGTACCCGGCGCCGGTCAGCCGCTCGAACGTCCTGAGGTCGCCGCAGCCACCGCCGGTGCCCAGCCGGTAGCCGCCGGGCGCCGAGGCCAGCACCTGCTCGGCCGGCCGTTCACTGCCCGCCGCTTGCGAGGCCGCGCCGATGACCGCGCGCAGCCGACCGATGTGGTGCTCCAGCGCGTCGTGGGCGCGGTCCGGCAGGCCCTGGGGCCAGAGTTCGTCGGCGAGGGCGTACGCCGGTACGGCGCGGTCGGCCGCCGCCATGAAGGGGCGAGCACCTGCCTGGTCGGCGCCTCGGCCGAGTAGACGGGTAACGGCCCCTCCCCCCTTTTTCTTCGACGGTCGCTGGTGATCATGACGGTTCCGCCTACGAACGGTCCGAGCCCCGGGTCCACCCCATCGCCCCCTCCGGTAGGTTGCCCGGACGTTCCGGTTCCCGAACCGTAGCCGGACGACGAGGACGAGGCGTCACGTGCCGGCGGGACCACTGTCCTCCCGCTCTTCAGCCGCCGTCCTCCCGCCCCTCACAAGGACGCCGCTCTGACCCGCTCCTCGCCGAACCGCACCTTCTTGGCCGCGCTGGGCACGGCGAGGGCGGGCAGCAGGCACCGCCACATCTCCTCGACGCGCGCGGGCAGGTCCCGGTACGAGGTCTTCGGCCGGGACTGGATCTGGGCGCCGGTGCAGGAGCTGACGATCAGCCGGGCACAGGCCTCGGTGTCCACGCCGGCCCGCAGTTCGCGGCGGCGCCGGGCCTGTTCGAGGTCCTCCAGCAGGAGGCCCGTCCACCGCCGGTGGGAGTTCACGTGCGGCTCGGTGAACAGCCGCTGCTCCAGCACCAGGCGCGCCCCGGCCTGGAGCACCGGGTTGCCGGGCAGTTCGTAGGCCCAGGCCAGCGTCAGGTCGACGGCGTGCTGCAGCCCTCGCGAGTCCAGCGGCGGGACCACCGGTTCCGGCTGACTGGTGAGGATCAGACGCGCCAGCTCTTCCTTCGACTTGAAGTGGAAGTACATCGCGCCCAGGGTCAGCCCGGCCCGCTCGGCGATCCGCGAGACGGTCGTACCGGCGAAGCCGTATTCCGCGAACGTCTCGGCCGCCGCGCGAACGAGGACGGCACGGGTGCGCACCGCCCTCTCCTGTTTCACCACTCGACCTGTCATGTGCAATCGCCGTCCACCACAAGAAAAAAAGCGAATACCATTCTTTCGCTTCCAAGAGACACCATGCCGCCCCACCGGGGCCCGGGTCTGGGGAATTCCAGGGGG
This is a stretch of genomic DNA from Streptomyces rubradiris. It encodes these proteins:
- a CDS encoding MFS transporter, which codes for MPVAVFVLGFAIFCLNTTEVMVAGLLPSLSDGLDVSITAAGNLVTVFALGMVFGGPLLTLLLMRAPRKTAMVLMMVLFLAGQTIGALATAYWTMVIARVVTALATAAFFGLAASVCANLVPPDRTGRALAIVFGGFMVANVFGLPLATFIDQLMGWRAAFWAVDVLVALCLILVLFTIKRAPAPRGLDVRSELAVFRSGRLWGAFTTNALLIGGVFATFAYLSPVLTKVAGFTEGIVPLLFVLYGVGTVIGNIVLGRLADAHTLRILWLGGAVLAVLLGLYALVASDQVLSLVALFLLGFTGLPLNPAMASRVMSLSNSGALINTMNTAAVCAGITLGTWLAGMGVDAFGYRAPMWVGALLALGALATLLLARITDRRHAERGRPAPADLESAASA
- a CDS encoding TetR/AcrR family transcriptional regulator, which gives rise to MGRPRKFDETRALTAVMHTFWQRGYEATSTRDLAESTGMGLSSLSNAFGDKRRLYLRALRRYYETNTAVQTELLRQPGPVKDRVRALMTQAIDIDLADPPSSGCLIMNASMERANTDPEVAQEVRRHFTTVEQAVCSALAEGQRDGEITRDQDAVALTHHVLSTYYGLRVLARVQPDRTALMNVVETLLAKL
- a CDS encoding ScbR family autoregulator-binding transcription factor — protein: MRTRAVLVRAAAETFAEYGFAGTTVSRIAERAGLTLGAMYFHFKSKEELARLILTSQPEPVVPPLDSRGLQHAVDLTLAWAYELPGNPVLQAGARLVLEQRLFTEPHVNSHRRWTGLLLEDLEQARRRRELRAGVDTEACARLIVSSCTGAQIQSRPKTSYRDLPARVEEMWRCLLPALAVPSAAKKVRFGEERVRAASL